The following are encoded in a window of Corythoichthys intestinalis isolate RoL2023-P3 chromosome 8, ASM3026506v1, whole genome shotgun sequence genomic DNA:
- the LOC130919994 gene encoding inward rectifier potassium channel 4-like — protein MVGTARPNLHYCPCRHRLMITIAMGAVRVNRYSIVSTDEDALKISALGLHNGHSPLTQQNLTASCTEAEDEAAGKYPAGQDARGALSLRVPDDSAGHNSCRASPSCRHIGIDLSTGRLRSRFVKKNGQCNVVFDNMEDKQRRYLADIFTTCVDIRWRYLLLIFTATFLLSWLFFGLVFWGVALAHGDFDLHFPAKEEDSQSKAEDKQDKWRPCILHIQGFIGAFLFSIETQTTIGYGFRCVTEECPVAVVTVVVQSIVGCIIDSFMIGTIMAKMVRPKKRAQTLLFSHHAVIALRDGKLCLMWRLGNMRKSHIVEAHVRAQLIKPKMTAEGEYLPLEQTDIDVGYDDGLDRLFLVSPLVVVHEINKTSPLYDLSSTDLQKEDFEIVVILEGMVEATAMTTQARSSYLAKEILWGHRFEPVVFEKGNRYHVDYSRFHKTYEVPTTPHCSARELSQREGDGRLPSSSTSSLSQSPSPFVPRAARHLLGLHSPSAFCYENEVALCCGEDEEDGEAGSLGAKSERGASVRDELSAGFKETFVKEQMVEMLCVLDTENQISLDKLQPGLPLYISRESGV, from the coding sequence ATACAGCATTGTTTCCACAGACGAAGATGCCCTGAAGATCTCAGCCTTGGGCCTCCACAATGGCCACAGTCCGTTGACCCAGCAGAACCTGACGGCGTCGTGCACTGAGGCCGAGGACGAAGCAGCAGGAAAATATCCTGCGGGCCAAGATGCCCGAGGTGCTCTGTCTCTGAGAGTGCCGGATGACTCCGCGGGCCACAACAGCTGCAGGGCTTCGCCATCATGTCGACACATCGGCATCGACTTGAGTACAGGTCGACTCCGTAGCCGATTCGTGAAAAAGAATGGCCAGTGTAATGTAGTGTTTGACAACATGGAGGATAAGCAACGTCGATACctggctgacatttttaccaccTGTGTGGACATACGTTGGCGATACCTTTTGCTTATCTTCACTgccactttccttctgtcctggTTGTTTTTTGGTTTGGTCTTCTGGGGAGTGGCACTGGCTCATGGAGACTTTGATCTTCACTTCCCTGCAAAGGAGGAAGACTCTCAGAGCAAAGCAGAGGACAAACAGGACAAATGGCGGCCGTGCATCCTGCACATCCAGGGCTTTATCGGGGCATTCCTCTTCTCCATAGAAACCCAAACTACCATTGGATATGGTTTCCGCTGTGTCACCGAAGAGTGCCCTGTTGCCGTGGTGACCGTGGTGGTGCAGTCCATCGTGGGCTGTATCATTGACTCCTTCATGATAGGCACCATCATGGCCAAGATGGTACGGCCCAAGAAACGGGCTCAGACCTTGCTATTCTCACATCACGCTGTCATCGCCTTGCGAGATGGAAAGCTGTGCCTCATGTGGCGCCTGGGGAACATGCGGAAGAGCCACATCGTGGAAGCACACGTGCGCGCTCAGCTCATTAAGCCTAAAATGACGGCAGAGGGCGAGTACCTCCCTTTGGAGCAGACGGACATCGACGTCGGCTACGATGACGGCCTGGACCGGTTGTTTCTCGTGTCACCACTTGTGGTGGTCCATGAAATCAACAAGACCAGTCCCCTGTATGACCTGAGCAGCACTGACCTTCAAAAGGAAGACTTTGAGattgtggtcatcttggagggcATGGTGGAGGCTACTGCGATGACCACTCAGGCCCGTAGCTCCTATTTGGCCAAGGAGATCTTGTGGGGTCACCGATTTGAACCGGTGGTCTTTGAGAAGGGAAACCGCTACCACGTAGACTACTCTCGCTTCCACAAGACATACGAAGTGCCGACAACGCCACACTGCAGTGCCAGAGAGCTCAGTCAAAGAGAAGGTGATGGGCGGCTTCCCTCGTCCTCCACCTCCAGTTTGTCACAATCTCCGTCACCGTTTGTTCCAAGAGCGGCTCGCCATCTATTGGGGCTCCACTCACCCAGCGCTTTCTGTTACGAGAATGAGGTCGCGCTTTGTTGCGGTGAGGATGAAGAAGATGGGGAGGCAGGCAGCCTGGGGGCCAAAAGTGAACGAGGAGCAAGTGTTCGAGATGAGCTTTCGGCGGGCTTCAAGGAGACTTTTGTTAAGGAGCAGATGGTGGAGATGCTGTGTGTGCTGGACACTGAAAACCAGATCAGTCTGGACAAATTACAGCCTGGTCTACCTTTATACATAAGTCGGGAATCTGGAGTGTGA